In Deltaproteobacteria bacterium, the DNA window CAACGCCTCACCGCCTTACCTGGCATCACTGGCTGGTGGCAAGTCTACGGTCGTGGGCAGGTTCCGTTTGAGACCATGGTCACAATGGACCTTGAATACATTCGCTCGCAATCCTTGTGGCTTGATCTGAAACTCCTGACGCTGACAATTCCGGCGATCCTCTCTCAACGTGGAGCGAATTAGTGTTTTTTCTCATTGTCAATCTATCAGTGAAGGTATGAATCATGGAAGAAAAAGTTGGTGTCGCGCTTATTGGTTGCGGGTATTGGGGGATCAATTACCTGCGGGTTTTTAACGAACTGCCACAATCACACGCAGTCGTGGTCTGCGACGCACGGCAGGAACGACTTCAGGAAATTCACCGTCGGTTTCCCGATATTCAGTGCACGACTGATATCGATACTGCCCTGCAAACCAAAGGGGTGACGGCTGCGGTCATTTGCACTCCAGCAACTACGCATTACGCAGTTGCGCAACGTTGCATCGCCGCGCGTAAGCATATCTTAGTAGAAAAACCGATTACCACAGAAGTCAGTGATGCCGAAGAGCTGATCACCTTAGCGCAGCGCCACCGACTGCAGCTGATGGTTGGCCATATTTTCCTCTTCAACCCGGCCATTGAGAAAGTCAAAGAATACATCACTCGCGGAGACGTCGGCAAAGTGTACTACCTCTATGCACGACGGACGAACATGGGGCCGATCCGCCAAGATGTGAATGCGCTGTGGGATCTCGCCCCCCACGATGTCTCTATTTTCAACTACTTGCTCGACGCCACACCATCCTGGGTGAGTGCGGTCGGGGCGCGCGTCTTAGGCAATCAGCGCGAAGACGTGGGATTCATTTCACTCGGCTACAAAGCGGATACCGTGTGCCACATCCATGTGAGTTGGGCCGATGCTGACAAAGTACGCGAAGTTGTCGTGGTGGGAAGTAACAAACGCGTCGTCTTCAACGACTTCAACCCGTTGGAACGCGTTCGCGTGTTTGACAAAGGGGTCTCGTTAATCGAGCCCGAGACCGCAACGTTTGGCGAGTATCAGCTGCAGGTGCGCGATGGCGACATCATCAGCCCGCGAGTCGATGTCAGTGAACCGTTGAAGAATCAGTGTGCCCATTTCATTGAATGCATACAAACCGGGCGGTCCCCGCGTACCGATGCCTGGGCTGGTCGAGATGTGGTTCGGGTCATGACCGCAATCGATCGCTCACTGCGAGACTACGGTACCCCAGTCGTTGTACAGGAGGAGGAGAAATTCGATGTCCGTTCAGACAGCTTTACCGCAAGTGCCCTTCGTTGATCTTCGCGCGCAGTATCACACACTCGAGGCTGAAGTCTCTCTCGCCATGAGCAAGGTCCTACAGCAGACCGACTTCATCCTAGGGCGCGATGTCGCACAATTCGAAGAAGAATTTGCCGCGTATTGTGAAACCCGTTACGCGATTGGGGTGGATTCTGGGACCTCTGCGCTCGAACTGGCCCTCCGCGCCTATGATATTGGGCCGGGCGATGAGGTCATCACTGTCGCCAATACGTTCATCGCCACGGCACTTGCAATCTCCTACAGCGGCGCAACGCCGGTGCTCGTCGATGCCGATCCGCAAACGTATACACTCGATGTGATGCAGCTTGAGCAAAACATCTAGCCGCGCACCAAAGCGATTGTTCCCGTGCACCTCTACGGACGGCCCGCAGATATGGATGTCGTTATGGCCGTTGCGCGACGCCATCATCTCGTCGTTATCGAAGACGCCTGCCAAGCCCATGGGGCACGGTATAAAGGCCGTCGTGCGGGGTCACTTGGACACGCAGCCGCCTTTAGCTTCTATCCTGCCAAAAACTTGGGCGCCTATGGCGATGGTGGAATCGTCGTCACGAGTGATGAACGAACGAATACCACCATTCGTATGCTGCGCGATTACGGGCAGCAAAAAAAGTATCACCACACGATGCAAGGCTTTAACCGGCGTCTCGATACCCTCCAAGCCGCGGTGCTGCGGGTCAAACTGAAACACTTGGATGGCTGGAATGCGGCCCGGCGCCACCATGCGGAGCAATATTCACAGTTGCTGGTCGGCAGTGGACTCGTCCTCCCGAAGGTGCCACTCCATGCGGAGCCGGTCTGGCATCTGTATGTCGTGCGTAGCCCTGAACGAGAGCACCTCCAATCGCATCTCACGACTTGTGGCGTCAGTACTGGAATTCACTATCCCGTACCGATCCACTTGCAGGAAGCATATCAAAACCTTGGGTACCACATGGGAGATTTTCCCGTGACCGAGCAGTATGCGGCTGAGATCCTCTCGTTACCAATGTATCCAGAACTCACCGATAGTGCTATTCGACGCGTCACCGGCGCCATCGGCATGTACCAGCAGGCCGCATAACCCGTTTATAGGAAGACGTGCTCATGCCCGAACTTTCAGTCGTCCTCATTAGCAAAAACCAGGCGTGGAATGTGAAGCGCTTGATTGAATCGGTCCTGCGTGAGACGACTCGTGTGTCATCACGCGAGGTTATCTTGGTTGACTCCGCATCGACTGATGACACCGTGGCACAAGCAAGCGCGTATGCCATCACCATTCTCCGCTTGCGATCAGACCAGCATCTTTCTCCTGCGGCAGGGCGTTACGTCGGCTATCAACATACGACTGGTAACTTCGTGTTATTCCTGGACGGAGATATGGAACTCTGCTCCGGATGGCTAGAGCAGGCATTCCACATTTTGGCAACCTCTCCTGAGGTTGCGGTCGTCACTGGTCAGACGCTCGACCTCTTGCCGACAGCGCAAGCATACGAGAAGCCGCCACTGCCACCTGAGACGGGAGCAGCCAGCACTATTCCCGCCTGTGCCGGAGCAGCGTTGTATCGACGGTCGGTCTTAGCTGAAGTTGGTCCGTTTAACCCATATCTGCGTTCGGAAGAAGAACCAGAGCTGTGTTTGCGCATTCGCCACGCTGGCTACCGAATCGTGGACCTGCATTATCCCATTGCCTATCATTACTCGAATCCAGAAGGTGCACTCTCTACGCTGATCGCTCGCTGGCGGCGCAATCTCTATTTGGGTGATGGGCAGGTCCTCCGCTACCACTTGGGCAGTACGCTGCTGTGGACGTACATCAAAGAGCGCGGCTATGTCTGTCTTCCGCTTGTCGGCCTCGCCGTTGGCCTCGGTAGCTTCTTGTGGTCGTACTGGCATCGCCAGTGGATATGGTTTGGCCTCTGGTTGCTCCTCTGTGCTGTCACCATTGTTGGCGATGCGCTGCGTAAACGGAGCCTGTATCGCATGCTTTTTAGCGTGGTGCACCGTCTGATCATCGTTGATGGCACCCTTCGCGGGTTTTTCTTACAACCAGTCAGTCCGACTCAGTATCCGAATCGCTTCGATGTCATTCAACGCGCTTCCCCTTCTCAACCATCATCTGCCCTGCACGAGCGCACGGTATGGATGTAACAAACGTTCCTCTCAAAGAGTGAATTTTCGTATCGGTTACGAATCGAGGTTTCATGCGTATTGCCGCTATTGCTTCCATGAAGAAAGGCTTAGAGCATTTCATTTATCGTGAGCTGTGCCTCCTCAGTGCACAAGGGGTCTCGATTCGCCTCTTTCCCACCAAGTATGGAAAAGGTCTGTACACCGCGAGAGACGAACGGGACCTCCAACGCTGGAATCTGTTTGCCGTGCTCCTGTGGCAACCCTACTTTCTCGTACACTCTCCCTTCCGTTACATGTCATTACTATGGGAAGCGGTGGCGGTCGGTGCAGTCATAGACTTTGCGCTGGCGTGGTACTTCTCGCGGACGATGGCTGACATCGACCTGATCTATGCCACCTTTGGCGACCGGAAATTCTTCGTCGGCTATTTCTGCAAACGCATCCTCCACAAACCCCTCGCCGTGACCATCCATGCCTATGAACTCTATGACAATCCCAATCCACGACTCTTTGAGCGAGCGTTAGCCGTCTGTGATCAGGTTATTGTCCCGACGGAGTACAACCGTGAATACCTCGCGACCCACTACCAGGTCGCACCGACACGCGTCGAAGTCGTCCGCTATAGCGTTGATATCGAAGACTACCGTCCGAACAAGAAGTTTGTCATTCTCATCGTCGGCTTTTTCGTCGAACGCAAGGGACATGAGGTACTGTTCAAGGCTCTCACACACGTAAACCAGGAAGACATCGAGGTCTGGGTCGTTGGTGGAGAAGGCGCAGAGGCTCCAGTTGACGTGCGTGCACTAGCGACACAGCTCGGTATTGATCGACACGTCGCGTTCTTCGGCCCTTTGAGCGGCAATGCGCTCAAGGCAGTGTATCGCGCATGTGACGTGTTCTGCCTCCCGTGTCGTACGGAGAAGAGTGGCGTCGCGGAAGGCTTCCCTAACGTCCTTATTGAAGCAATGGCCTTTGGCAAGCCCGTCATTACCACCCGGCACGTCGAGATCCCGCGTATTATCAAAGATATCGTCGTCGACGAGAATGATGTCGAAGGACTCGCGCAGGCGATCCGACAGGCCTATCAATCGGCCTCACTACGAGAGCGGTTAGGAAAGACTAACCGCCAGATAGCGGAAGAGGTGTTTTCTCCACGTAATGTGGCACGGACCGCACAGATTCTGTCCAGGCTGGCCAATCCCCATCAATCCCAAACTGCAGCCTATCACGAGACACTTCCTGCCGTAACAACTGTGCAAGAACAGAAAATGTCGACCAACTAGAAAGCAACACAGGATCAGATCATGTGTGGAATCGCTGGAATGTACAACTATCGCGGACACCCTACCGATACGCAATCCCTGCAGGCGATGCTCTCGGCGATCCACCATCGTGGACCGGACGATCAAGGCATCCATAGTACGGCAACGCTGGCGATGGGAATGCAGCGGCTCAGCATTATTGATCTGAGTACTGGCCAGCAACCGATCTTCAACGAAGATAAAAGTGTCGTCGTCGTCTTTAACGGGGAAATCTACAATTATCGCCAACTGAGCGAGCGACTGCTCCAGCGCGGCCATACGCTCGCGACGAACAGCGATACCGAAGTCATCGTGCATCTCTATGAAGACTTCGGCGAAGATTGCGTGCACCACCTGCGGGGGATGTTCGCGTTCGCGGTATGGGATGCGCGTCGTCAGCGCGTATTGTTGGCGCGGGATCGTCTCGGTATCAAGCCACTCTACTACACCCAACCGATGGGAGAAATCGTCTTTGCCTCTGAGGTCAAAGCGCTATTGCAGCATCCCCGTGTCCATGCACGACTCCAGCTTGACGCACTCAACAACTTTCTCACTTTGAAATACGTCCCCGCCCCGCAGACCATGTTTGCCGGCATTCGTGCGCTTCCTCCTGGCCACTTGCTCCTGTGCGACGCCGCTGGCGTCACTGAACGTCGGTATTGGGATGTCCAATTTCCTGCCAATGGCAATGGGCACCAGAGTGAAGACGTCTACGCTGAGCAACTGAGCGAACTGCTCCGCGAATGCGTGCAGTCACATCTGATGAGTGATGTTCCCTTTGGCGCATTTCTCAGCGGTGGGCTCGATTCCAGCACCATTGTGGCATTAATGAGCCAACTGCTGAACCAACCAGTGAAAACCTTCTCCGTGGGTTTTACTCGCGAGGGGAGCACTGAAAGTGAACTACCGTACGCCCGGATGGTAGCAAAGCAATTTCACACCGACCATCACGAAGTGATGATCAACCCACACCATCTCATCGACCTCAGCAAAAAGGTCGTGTGGCACCTCGACCAGCCTATCGCAGATGAAGCAACACTCGCCAACTACATGGTCGCCGAGCTGGCCTCCCACCATGTCAAGATGGTGTTGACTGGGGAAGGCGGAGACGAACTCTTCGCCGGCTATGCCCGTTACGCTGGCGAACGATTTTCCCCGTTGTGCCAGGTTCTCCCACGACCGGCACGAGCAATGGCTTTGTCAATCAGCAATCAACTGCCAGGACTGAGGCGGCCGAAGTTGGCTCTCCAAGCACTGTGCCAATCCGAAGAGTCTTCACGTCTAGTGAGATGGTTTCCCCTATGTCCAGCAGAAACGAAGGCTGCATTGCTCACGCCAGAACTCCAACACACGTTACAACAACACTCCGCAGAGGAGGTCTTCGCCTACCATCTCGCCCAAACCGCGGCACCCGATCCGCTGAGCCGGATGCTGTACGTCGACACCAAACTCTGGCTGCCTGACGATCTCTTGGCACGTGGTGACAAGACCAGTATGGCGGTGTCGGTCGAGGCCCGGGTTCCCCTCCTCGATCACAAATTGGTAGAGTTTGCTGCCACCCTCCCCTCTCACCTCAAACTCAATCGCTTGACACGGAAGTACTTGTTGAAAAAAGTCAGTCGCCAGTGGCTCCCACCTGCCATCATTGACCGCAAGAAGCAAGGATTTCCGGTTCCGTTTGCGCAATGGTTTCGCACGACCGCACGTCCATTTGTTCATGACCTGCTTGCCTCTGGCACGGTCAAACGACGCGGGCTGTTTCAACCCCAAGCCGTCGAGCAGGTCTTAGTCGAACATGACAGTGGTATGGCCGATCACGGAACGCTGATTTGGGCGCTCGTGAACGTTGAACTCTGGCACCAATTGTTTCTCGACACGTGAGTAAGACATGTACCGAGCATCTCGTCCACACATTTTAATGTTATTGGAAAACCATCCATATCCACAAGACAGCCGCGTTCGCCAGGAAGCACAAGCGCTCGTGGCTGAAGGGTATACAGTATCGGTCATCTCTCCAGCAGGCTCAGGACAGTCGTGGTGCGAAACCGTCCATGGCGTTCGTGTCTATCGTTTCCCGATGCCCCCAGGAGCCAATGGCCTCTTGGGGTATGTACTCGAATACGGCTGTGCCATGACGGCAGCGTTGTTGATTTCCTTGTGGGTTTTTCTGCGGCACGGATTCGATGTTATTCACGCCCATAACCCGCCAGATACGTTCGTCTTCATTGCCGCCCTTTACAAACTGTTTGGTAGGCGGTTCGTCTTCGATCATCACGACCTGTCACCGGAAATGTACGATGCCCGATTTCCAGGCGAGGGGAAGCCTCTGTTACGAAAGCTGTTGTTTGCATGTGAACGACTCTCCTATCGCTTGGCGGACCACACCATTGCTACCAACGAATCGTATAAAGCCTTAGCAGTGCAGCGGCACCAGATTCCAGTCGCGCGCATCACAGTCGTCCGTAATGGCCCCGCCCTCAACCGCCTGCAACCAACCGCACCCATTAGTGAACTGCGCCAGAAAGCCCCAATCATTATCGGCTATGCCGGAACGATGGGAGTGCAGGATGGTGTCGACTACCTCTTCCGTGCGCTCTCCCACCTGGTAACCACTCTTGGGCGCCGCGACTTTTTCTGTGTCTTGGTCGGCAACGGTGATGCGCTCACCGAGTTACAGTCGCTTGCCGCGCAATTACAGCTCACCGAATACGTGCACTTTACCGGCTGGGTCGAGCCCGGTGAAGTTCCGCGCTATCTCTCAACCGCAGATATTTGTGTCGCACCGGAACCGTCGAATCCGTATAACGATCGCTCAACCATGATCAAGATCATGGAATATATGGCGATGGCCAAACCAATCGTTGCGTTTGATCTGCCCGAGCATCGCGCGAGTGCCCAAGATGCAGCAATCTACGTTCCCGGTAATGATGAACTCGCATTTGCGCGTGCGCTGGCACATCTGATGGATGACCCGGCGCGTTGTCACCAGCTGGGCACCGCGGGGCATAATCGGGTTGAGAACGCTCTAGCCTGGAAACATTCGATTCCTCCCCTCCTGGCGGTCTATGGCGCCCTCTTCCCTCGGCTGGAGGTCTCGTCTCC includes these proteins:
- a CDS encoding glycosyltransferase family 4 protein; translation: MRIAAIASMKKGLEHFIYRELCLLSAQGVSIRLFPTKYGKGLYTARDERDLQRWNLFAVLLWQPYFLVHSPFRYMSLLWEAVAVGAVIDFALAWYFSRTMADIDLIYATFGDRKFFVGYFCKRILHKPLAVTIHAYELYDNPNPRLFERALAVCDQVIVPTEYNREYLATHYQVAPTRVEVVRYSVDIEDYRPNKKFVILIVGFFVERKGHEVLFKALTHVNQEDIEVWVVGGEGAEAPVDVRALATQLGIDRHVAFFGPLSGNALKAVYRACDVFCLPCRTEKSGVAEGFPNVLIEAMAFGKPVITTRHVEIPRIIKDIVVDENDVEGLAQAIRQAYQSASLRERLGKTNRQIAEEVFSPRNVARTAQILSRLANPHQSQTAAYHETLPAVTTVQEQKMSTN
- a CDS encoding glycosyltransferase family 4 protein, whose product is MYRASRPHILMLLENHPYPQDSRVRQEAQALVAEGYTVSVISPAGSGQSWCETVHGVRVYRFPMPPGANGLLGYVLEYGCAMTAALLISLWVFLRHGFDVIHAHNPPDTFVFIAALYKLFGRRFVFDHHDLSPEMYDARFPGEGKPLLRKLLFACERLSYRLADHTIATNESYKALAVQRHQIPVARITVVRNGPALNRLQPTAPISELRQKAPIIIGYAGTMGVQDGVDYLFRALSHLVTTLGRRDFFCVLVGNGDALTELQSLAAQLQLTEYVHFTGWVEPGEVPRYLSTADICVAPEPSNPYNDRSTMIKIMEYMAMAKPIVAFDLPEHRASAQDAAIYVPGNDELAFARALAHLMDDPARCHQLGTAGHNRVENALAWKHSIPPLLAVYGALFPRLEVSSPATPVVVREN
- the asnB gene encoding asparagine synthase (glutamine-hydrolyzing); the protein is MCGIAGMYNYRGHPTDTQSLQAMLSAIHHRGPDDQGIHSTATLAMGMQRLSIIDLSTGQQPIFNEDKSVVVVFNGEIYNYRQLSERLLQRGHTLATNSDTEVIVHLYEDFGEDCVHHLRGMFAFAVWDARRQRVLLARDRLGIKPLYYTQPMGEIVFASEVKALLQHPRVHARLQLDALNNFLTLKYVPAPQTMFAGIRALPPGHLLLCDAAGVTERRYWDVQFPANGNGHQSEDVYAEQLSELLRECVQSHLMSDVPFGAFLSGGLDSSTIVALMSQLLNQPVKTFSVGFTREGSTESELPYARMVAKQFHTDHHEVMINPHHLIDLSKKVVWHLDQPIADEATLANYMVAELASHHVKMVLTGEGGDELFAGYARYAGERFSPLCQVLPRPARAMALSISNQLPGLRRPKLALQALCQSEESSRLVRWFPLCPAETKAALLTPELQHTLQQHSAEEVFAYHLAQTAAPDPLSRMLYVDTKLWLPDDLLARGDKTSMAVSVEARVPLLDHKLVEFAATLPSHLKLNRLTRKYLLKKVSRQWLPPAIIDRKKQGFPVPFAQWFRTTARPFVHDLLASGTVKRRGLFQPQAVEQVLVEHDSGMADHGTLIWALVNVELWHQLFLDT
- a CDS encoding Gfo/Idh/MocA family oxidoreductase — its product is MEEKVGVALIGCGYWGINYLRVFNELPQSHAVVVCDARQERLQEIHRRFPDIQCTTDIDTALQTKGVTAAVICTPATTHYAVAQRCIAARKHILVEKPITTEVSDAEELITLAQRHRLQLMVGHIFLFNPAIEKVKEYITRGDVGKVYYLYARRTNMGPIRQDVNALWDLAPHDVSIFNYLLDATPSWVSAVGARVLGNQREDVGFISLGYKADTVCHIHVSWADADKVREVVVVGSNKRVVFNDFNPLERVRVFDKGVSLIEPETATFGEYQLQVRDGDIISPRVDVSEPLKNQCAHFIECIQTGRSPRTDAWAGRDVVRVMTAIDRSLRDYGTPVVVQEEEKFDVRSDSFTASALR
- a CDS encoding glycosyltransferase, whose protein sequence is MPELSVVLISKNQAWNVKRLIESVLRETTRVSSREVILVDSASTDDTVAQASAYAITILRLRSDQHLSPAAGRYVGYQHTTGNFVLFLDGDMELCSGWLEQAFHILATSPEVAVVTGQTLDLLPTAQAYEKPPLPPETGAASTIPACAGAALYRRSVLAEVGPFNPYLRSEEEPELCLRIRHAGYRIVDLHYPIAYHYSNPEGALSTLIARWRRNLYLGDGQVLRYHLGSTLLWTYIKERGYVCLPLVGLAVGLGSFLWSYWHRQWIWFGLWLLLCAVTIVGDALRKRSLYRMLFSVVHRLIIVDGTLRGFFLQPVSPTQYPNRFDVIQRASPSQPSSALHERTVWM